A region of the Litchfieldia alkalitelluris genome:
TTTGGAGATTTAAATTTAATATTACATGATGGAAATTCATAATGAATTTCCATCATATCGGAATATCAACCGCTAGCCCTGATGAAACCTTATACTTTTATAGCACCTTTTTCGGATTCGAAGAGATCAAAAGATTTATGTTTAACAATGAACTCCTGATTTTCATAGCGCACAATGGATTTTTACTCGAAATTGTTCATGAGCCATCAACGAAGACTTCTCCTACAATTCATATTGCTTGGGAGGTAGAGGATCTTCAAGGAAAAATAATAGAGTTGGAAAACAAGGGATTACTTCCTATCGAAGGGCCTTATAGAATCGGAAAGATGTTAGTCGTTTTTTTCAAGGGAATAAATGGGGAAATCTTAGAATTAGTAGAAAAAACCTGATCTTCATCCAAGGAAGACAGGTTTTTCACTTTAAGAAGACAGACCAAATTTCATTGCAAAAATGGCAGCTTGTGTTCGATCAGCTAATTGTAGTTTCCCCAGGATATTCGATACATGAGTTTTAACCGTTTTTTCAGATATCACAAGGCTTGATGCAATCTCTTTGTTGCTTTTCCCCATTGAGATCTGAATCAGGACGTCTTTCTCCCGCTTTGTTAACTGCTTTACTAGCTTCTCCTCTTCCGTTTCCTTTGCAGTAATTCTCGTTAGAACGTATTTTGTCACCTTATTATGCAGCTTACTTTCTCCACTATGAACAGCCCTAATTGTTTCTGCTAATTCATCCGGTTCAATATCCTTTAACTGGTAGCCACTGGCACCCGCTTGTAGTGCTGGTATCACATGCTCCTGATCAGCAAAGCTTGTTAATATGATCACTTTAGTTGTTGGAAAAAGAGTGGTGATTTCCCTTGTCGCCTCAATTCCATTTTTCTTAGGCATAATTAAATCCATTAATACTACATCTGGTTTTGTATCTTCTACGACCTTCACTGCTTCTTCGCCATTTTCAGCCTCTGCGACAATTTCTAAATCTTTTTGTGATTCTAAAAAATACCGTAGTCCCTTTCTAACCACATGATGATCATCCACTAACACCACTTTTATACTCATGCCTTTGCCCCCATTCTATAAACCTAGAAAGACGGTAATTTCCGTCCCTATATTTTTTTTACTATTGATACTGATGCTACCTCCAAGTTTACCAACACGCTCTTGCATGGTTTTAAGGCCAT
Encoded here:
- a CDS encoding response regulator; the protein is MKVVLVDDHHVVRKGLRYFLESQKDLEIVAEAENGEEAVKVVEDTKPDVVLMDLIMPKKNGIEATREITTLFPTTKVIILTSFADQEHVIPALQAGASGYQLKDIEPDELAETIRAVHSGESKLHNKVTKYVLTRITAKETEEEKLVKQLTKREKDVLIQISMGKSNKEIASSLVISEKTVKTHVSNILGKLQLADRTQAAIFAMKFGLSS
- a CDS encoding VOC family protein, whose protein sequence is MNFHHIGISTASPDETLYFYSTFFGFEEIKRFMFNNELLIFIAHNGFLLEIVHEPSTKTSPTIHIAWEVEDLQGKIIELENKGLLPIEGPYRIGKMLVVFFKGINGEILELVEKT